In a single window of the Pseudobacteriovorax antillogorgiicola genome:
- a CDS encoding RNHCP domain-containing protein: protein MINQQNFKKINEEFSCENCGKKVPLSEKTCRNHCPYCLYSKHVDKLPGDRANPCRGLLKPIGYHFHSKKGLMIDFKCQRCGEKTRNIALLEDGIQGDDYDQILALTPRK, encoded by the coding sequence GTGATAAACCAACAGAATTTCAAGAAAATCAATGAAGAGTTTAGCTGTGAAAACTGCGGCAAGAAGGTCCCCCTCTCGGAGAAGACCTGTAGAAACCACTGCCCCTATTGCCTTTACTCCAAACATGTCGACAAGTTACCAGGCGATCGAGCCAATCCGTGCCGTGGGCTTTTGAAACCCATTGGGTACCATTTTCATTCAAAAAAAGGCCTCATGATCGACTTCAAATGCCAGCGCTGTGGGGAAAAGACGCGTAACATCGCCCTCTTAGAGGATGGCATCCAAGGGGATGACTACGATCAGATCCTTGCCCTAACTCCTAGAAAATAA
- a CDS encoding aldo/keto reductase, whose protein sequence is MPARFGGCSESKWDTSPKAFSYGVWRILEGIDGDPSEVIRKRIEFCLELGITTFDHADIYGDYECEAAFGKVLKDVPSLKSQIQVVTKAGIKLKSAKFPDRQVKSYDTSYKYLIQAAEKSLQTLSLDVIDLFLIHRPDPYMNLQETGAALNELVSSGKVRAVGVSNFRPDQVTYLNRELSQPLAANQIELSVLAQDPLWDGTLDQCQSLKMLPMVWSPLAGGALFKDDHKPVRSELELIAEKYQCDVATLALAWLMNHPSKPIPIIGSNQRSRIHTLATARNIELERDDWYKILELGAGREVP, encoded by the coding sequence TTGCCTGCTAGGTTTGGAGGTTGCAGTGAATCCAAGTGGGACACTTCACCCAAAGCTTTCTCCTATGGGGTATGGCGAATCTTAGAAGGAATCGATGGCGATCCTAGCGAAGTGATTCGCAAGCGCATCGAGTTTTGCCTTGAGCTTGGCATTACCACCTTCGATCATGCCGATATCTATGGTGACTATGAGTGTGAGGCTGCCTTTGGCAAGGTCCTGAAGGATGTTCCTTCGCTAAAGTCTCAAATTCAAGTGGTGACCAAGGCTGGTATCAAGCTGAAGTCGGCAAAGTTTCCCGATCGCCAGGTGAAATCCTATGATACGAGCTACAAGTATCTGATCCAAGCCGCAGAAAAATCTCTTCAGACCTTGAGTCTGGATGTGATTGATTTATTCCTTATCCATAGACCCGATCCATATATGAATCTGCAAGAAACTGGTGCGGCCTTAAATGAGTTGGTATCCAGTGGGAAAGTGCGGGCGGTAGGAGTATCGAACTTCAGACCTGATCAAGTTACATACCTCAATCGCGAATTGAGCCAGCCCCTTGCTGCCAATCAAATTGAATTGAGTGTGCTCGCGCAAGATCCCCTATGGGACGGAACGCTCGATCAATGCCAAAGTTTGAAGATGTTGCCTATGGTCTGGTCGCCATTGGCCGGTGGTGCTCTATTCAAGGATGACCACAAACCTGTGCGTTCAGAGCTAGAGTTGATTGCGGAAAAATATCAGTGCGACGTGGCGACCCTTGCCTTGGCTTGGTTGATGAACCACCCTTCAAAGCCCATTCCGATCATCGGCTCGAACCAACGGAGTCGCATCCATACCCTGGCCACGGCTAGAAATATCGAATTGGAGCGGGACGATTGGTATAAGATACTGGAGCTTGGTGCGGGACGTGAGGTTCCTTAA
- a CDS encoding TlpA family protein disulfide reductase, with protein sequence MADQEVKVPGKSRKHIILSIGMIAIGIGFVIMLRKGLDLNPNQIPSALLNKPALDFKAEWLQGRQYMNETNEEYFDLKDFKGQGLILNFWASWCYSCRAEAHDFERFWKAYQDNGVKVVGVAIQDTPEDARRFAAQYGKTYILGLDTDGSAAINYGVTGVPETFVINSEGMILHKEAGPVSEAKLQEFAAMLNQPQ encoded by the coding sequence ATGGCTGACCAAGAGGTTAAAGTCCCCGGTAAGAGCCGCAAGCATATAATCCTGAGCATCGGTATGATCGCTATTGGGATTGGCTTTGTTATCATGCTTCGCAAAGGGCTTGATCTCAACCCTAACCAGATTCCATCTGCCCTACTGAATAAGCCAGCCTTGGATTTTAAGGCTGAATGGCTTCAGGGTAGGCAGTATATGAACGAAACTAACGAAGAATACTTCGACCTCAAAGATTTCAAAGGCCAAGGACTCATCCTAAACTTCTGGGCAAGCTGGTGTTACAGCTGTCGCGCAGAAGCTCATGACTTCGAAAGGTTTTGGAAGGCCTACCAGGATAATGGTGTCAAAGTTGTGGGTGTTGCCATTCAGGATACTCCTGAAGACGCCCGCCGCTTCGCAGCCCAGTATGGTAAGACCTATATCCTGGGTTTAGACACTGACGGCTCGGCAGCTATCAACTATGGTGTCACAGGTGTTCCCGAAACCTTCGTTATCAATTCAGAGGGAATGATTCTGCACAAAGAAGCTGGCCCCGTCTCTGAAGCTAAGCTTCAAGAATTCGCGGCAATGCTAAATCAACCCCAGTAA
- a CDS encoding cytochrome c maturation protein CcmE has translation MKQSYLKWIIGVFVIIVAAAAGSMLNFGDNVVYFYTPKEALAQSDELSVKTIKVGGMVKAGSVDWQPTDIKLAFTLSDMKGSEITINHNGTPPDMFKENQGVVVEGRISSDGKQMVAKRLMVKHSEEYKKPDDHSSMNKALLEESIFKNEKY, from the coding sequence ATGAAGCAATCATATTTAAAATGGATTATCGGTGTATTTGTTATTATCGTTGCCGCAGCAGCAGGTTCCATGCTGAACTTCGGCGATAACGTGGTCTACTTTTACACCCCAAAGGAAGCCTTAGCACAGTCAGATGAGCTTTCTGTTAAAACGATCAAGGTCGGTGGCATGGTTAAAGCTGGGTCCGTCGACTGGCAACCCACTGACATCAAACTAGCCTTCACCCTATCGGACATGAAAGGCTCTGAAATCACCATCAACCATAATGGCACGCCACCTGATATGTTCAAGGAAAATCAAGGGGTCGTGGTGGAGGGCCGGATTTCTTCTGATGGCAAGCAAATGGTAGCAAAGCGCTTGATGGTGAAGCACTCGGAAGAGTATAAAAAACCTGACGATCATAGTAGTATGAACAAGGCACTGCTTGAAGAGTCAATTTTTAAGAATGAGAAGTACTGA
- a CDS encoding heme exporter protein CcmD, with protein MSPYGEGIDPVPFIAGAYGVAVLLIGGFTIWLVTQRRQLRILQEAVKRKD; from the coding sequence ATGAGCCCATACGGAGAAGGCATAGATCCCGTACCGTTTATCGCTGGCGCTTATGGAGTCGCTGTATTACTCATAGGCGGATTTACTATTTGGCTAGTAACACAACGACGACAACTACGTATCTTGCAAGAAGCAGTGAAAAGAAAGGACTAA
- the ccsA gene encoding cytochrome c biogenesis protein CcsA yields the protein MTQESDKKHLIAGIGVFALLAVSWVWALKFTPPEEHMGEVYRIIYLHVPSAFAAFFSSFVLLVVSIWALVKKQSGAPLVAKASAEVGLIFTILTLATGSIWGRPTWGVWWDWDARLTTTLILALLYCGYLILYSSLHPGPQRNKICAALGILIAADVPIIYKSVTWWRTLHQPPTIMRRGDSTMAPEMLSALLFALAVMILVGGFLVYQRYKNLMISEELERLSYEQTP from the coding sequence ATGACACAAGAATCGGATAAGAAGCACTTGATCGCAGGCATCGGCGTGTTTGCGCTCTTGGCTGTGAGTTGGGTTTGGGCCCTAAAGTTCACTCCGCCCGAGGAACATATGGGAGAGGTCTACCGGATTATCTACCTCCACGTTCCTTCAGCGTTCGCGGCATTTTTCTCGTCCTTTGTGCTTCTCGTGGTCAGCATCTGGGCCTTAGTGAAGAAACAGTCGGGTGCTCCCCTTGTAGCAAAAGCATCTGCGGAAGTTGGTCTCATTTTTACAATTCTAACTCTAGCAACAGGCTCTATCTGGGGTCGCCCCACTTGGGGTGTCTGGTGGGATTGGGATGCACGGTTGACGACAACTCTTATCCTGGCGTTGCTCTACTGTGGCTACTTAATCTTATATAGCTCACTCCACCCTGGCCCACAGAGGAATAAAATTTGCGCCGCACTTGGCATCTTGATTGCCGCCGACGTGCCTATTATCTATAAGAGCGTCACGTGGTGGCGAACCCTTCATCAGCCACCTACAATCATGCGCCGCGGCGATTCTACGATGGCACCAGAAATGCTATCGGCATTGCTATTCGCTTTGGCAGTGATGATTCTCGTAGGCGGCTTTCTAGTTTACCAACGCTATAAGAATCTCATGATCAGTGAAGAACTCGAACGTTTATCATACGAACAGACACCCTAA
- a CDS encoding heme exporter protein CcmB, with translation MTTFLNQMRALLSQSLKVEWATPERWLSPLLFAITVLVLFSFAVGQLEGPEVAHLLVAETFLTAFFSLQISFSRSLDPDMQDRVFDVLRTYPISSSAWFLGKYLLVLVMGTLILIPTMILSSFFYAKSGVSLVDWSLIGVALTALAGMSALGVLLSTMTMRSGSKQILYPLLYFPLTTPVLLSAVESSKAILIKNESLDMLLSSWLGLLIIFGIIYFTLGLLLFGELVKAE, from the coding sequence ATGACCACATTCCTCAATCAAATGCGCGCCTTGTTAAGTCAAAGCCTTAAAGTCGAGTGGGCGACACCTGAGCGATGGTTATCGCCATTGTTATTCGCTATCACGGTTTTGGTTTTGTTTTCCTTTGCTGTGGGCCAACTCGAAGGCCCTGAAGTCGCCCACCTATTAGTTGCGGAAACCTTTTTAACTGCTTTCTTTTCACTCCAGATCAGCTTTTCGCGATCGTTGGACCCAGATATGCAGGATCGGGTATTCGACGTGCTCCGAACCTACCCGATTTCATCGTCAGCGTGGTTTCTTGGCAAGTACCTTCTGGTCTTGGTAATGGGAACACTGATACTAATCCCGACCATGATCCTATCCAGCTTTTTCTACGCCAAGAGCGGAGTTTCTCTAGTAGATTGGTCCCTTATCGGAGTGGCATTAACGGCACTTGCTGGAATGTCGGCCCTAGGGGTTTTACTTTCGACAATGACCATGCGTTCGGGCTCGAAGCAGATCCTCTACCCGCTTCTTTACTTCCCTTTGACAACCCCTGTCTTGCTATCAGCAGTGGAGTCTTCAAAGGCCATATTAATAAAAAACGAAAGCCTAGACATGCTGCTTAGCTCATGGCTCGGCTTACTTATTATATTTGGTATCATTTATTTCACATTGGGCCTTTTGCTCTTTGGTGAACTTGTCAAGGCTGAATAA
- the ccmA gene encoding heme ABC exporter ATP-binding protein CcmA: protein MLQVKNLNFGYKFRPILRGVGFELKPGELLHITGPNGCGKTTLMSILAGLIRETGGTITYVHEGQACKDRRSYIEYLPAEANGLYGKMDAMDNLRFWMSLRGHPTQDQTIVDELKMWSLDHPLIRKNFPVEKFSTGMKRRLSLARVHLSNTPVWLLDEPLYGLDIKGIEQFQAILREHLDRGGSAAVVSHDTAPLQPFNPTEYRIEKREVKG from the coding sequence ATGCTCCAAGTCAAGAATTTAAATTTTGGATATAAGTTTCGCCCCATATTGAGAGGGGTTGGCTTTGAATTGAAACCTGGTGAGTTGCTACATATCACTGGCCCGAACGGCTGTGGCAAGACGACTCTAATGAGCATTCTCGCTGGCCTTATTCGTGAGACTGGGGGTACGATCACTTATGTTCACGAGGGCCAAGCCTGTAAAGACCGCAGGTCATACATCGAGTACCTTCCCGCAGAGGCCAACGGCCTTTACGGAAAGATGGATGCCATGGATAATCTAAGATTTTGGATGAGTCTCCGTGGGCACCCTACTCAGGACCAAACTATCGTCGATGAGCTAAAGATGTGGAGCCTCGATCACCCTCTAATCCGTAAAAATTTCCCTGTAGAAAAGTTCTCCACGGGCATGAAGCGCCGGCTTTCATTAGCCCGAGTGCACCTGTCTAATACTCCGGTTTGGCTATTGGACGAGCCACTCTACGGACTCGATATCAAAGGCATCGAACAATTTCAGGCAATCCTGCGAGAACATCTCGACCGCGGTGGCTCCGCAGCTGTGGTGAGTCACGATACGGCTCCCCTTCAGCCTTTCAACCCCACTGAATACCGGATCGAAAAAAGGGAGGTCAAAGGATGA
- a CDS encoding TolB family protein, giving the protein MNQSLEVTMSILKNLGWIFKALTFLAVVGLWPKVADSLAATKHIKKTPFLRFSGSVHKPKINRQNNLLAFTSRDGFGITVVDLKTRDVMRVTLQKVSYSYFWAPNGFRLFYREMYEIEDKVMSEVKAFDVPLRKSITIEKIPGPSGALSFDPRDFRFYLYHSEGIMRHQIQYPGERLAEWQMAMKSKDGYWLVTNSSVLWVTHNGITMRKVNDSPHKLDSFDISPDGNSILWADIHEQIFLSDKGQSPRMIARGLDPKWHPDGEHILYAHAQILADKIIDHDIRMIDRHGVGRFLTRTLSTDERYPVWLDKSSTVLYTHFAGTDIYEVSFKL; this is encoded by the coding sequence GTGAATCAATCTCTTGAGGTTACCATGAGCATATTGAAAAACTTGGGATGGATCTTTAAAGCTCTAACATTCCTAGCCGTCGTAGGCCTTTGGCCGAAAGTCGCCGATAGCTTGGCGGCGACCAAGCATATTAAAAAAACTCCATTTCTGCGGTTCTCAGGATCAGTTCACAAGCCCAAGATCAACAGGCAGAATAACCTTCTGGCTTTTACAAGTCGCGATGGCTTCGGCATTACAGTTGTGGATTTAAAAACCAGGGATGTGATGCGAGTGACTTTGCAAAAGGTATCTTACTCATACTTCTGGGCGCCAAACGGCTTCCGATTATTCTATCGGGAGATGTATGAAATCGAAGATAAAGTCATGTCAGAGGTGAAAGCCTTCGATGTCCCACTTCGAAAGAGTATCACAATTGAGAAAATACCAGGCCCTAGCGGTGCCCTGAGCTTTGATCCCCGCGACTTCAGATTTTACCTTTATCACAGCGAAGGTATAATGCGACATCAAATTCAGTATCCAGGCGAACGCTTGGCTGAATGGCAAATGGCGATGAAGTCGAAAGATGGGTATTGGTTGGTGACCAACAGCAGTGTGCTCTGGGTGACCCATAATGGAATTACCATGAGAAAGGTCAATGATTCACCGCATAAGCTAGACTCATTCGATATATCCCCAGATGGAAACAGCATCCTTTGGGCCGATATCCATGAGCAAATATTTCTAAGCGACAAAGGGCAATCACCGCGGATGATTGCCCGGGGACTCGATCCGAAGTGGCATCCGGATGGCGAACACATTCTTTATGCCCACGCACAAATTCTGGCAGATAAGATCATCGATCATGATATTCGAATGATCGACCGACATGGAGTGGGACGGTTCTTAACAAGAACCCTAAGCACCGATGAACGCTATCCCGTTTGGCTCGATAAGTCGTCGACGGTGCTCTACACGCACTTTGCGGGAACTGATATATACGAGGTAAGTTTCAAGCTTTGA
- a CDS encoding TlpA family protein disulfide reductase — MIKKFFPWIAVIPFLIGAGETRSDKMRRLATTNNITTEYVHSWKKFPTIAGQAVGRDAFISVKPTRGKAVVAVFIASWCLPCQVLIQDIKAMEKKFEMRHTRFVYVFAHDTKADAEGFRRTYKIGSNGLLANVELMKTFHQPELPSIYVSDRKTWLVWRAVGVKREQLAELDEFLDYHTAN; from the coding sequence ATGATAAAAAAATTTTTCCCATGGATCGCTGTAATCCCCTTTTTAATCGGAGCAGGAGAGACGAGAAGCGATAAGATGAGACGCCTAGCAACAACTAATAATATCACGACAGAATATGTTCACTCATGGAAAAAATTTCCCACAATTGCCGGCCAAGCGGTGGGAAGAGACGCTTTCATCTCAGTTAAGCCAACCCGTGGCAAGGCCGTTGTCGCAGTTTTTATCGCATCGTGGTGCTTGCCTTGCCAGGTTCTCATTCAAGATATCAAGGCTATGGAAAAGAAGTTCGAAATGCGACACACAAGGTTCGTCTACGTATTTGCTCATGACACTAAAGCCGATGCCGAAGGCTTTCGTCGCACCTATAAAATCGGCAGTAACGGGCTCCTAGCGAATGTGGAGCTGATGAAAACATTCCACCAACCGGAACTCCCAAGCATCTATGTCAGTGACCGGAAGACCTGGCTTGTGTGGCGAGCCGTTGGTGTGAAGCGGGAGCAACTCGCAGAATTAGACGAATTCTTGGATTACCATACCGCTAATTAG
- a CDS encoding TIGR04552 family protein — protein sequence MDDTEAQEIRKLWDFNWGVMDVLIGGKSSIDLEDLKFRNWNDATEFLKYYGYDPDSPVDARKMHAVIIESWNFIERYLIPKEWEKGVQPPEDLLHSADVRDFIIAASDRRSEAALKQAWACAVLRIMHTIAHIDGVQRFADFSIAAEQIMQRFRQFIFRDEDGNLMFGEPGACIPLYKIEWKLQKSRESVILKLLHKKANVAETIYDLIGVRIIPRELSDVLVAVKFLRDYHMVTFANCNPSRSKNSLIDIETFKHNVETLRIMLDDNRISQQEFLSLLKGVTRPSDRMTGQVNPHSGNNYRSIQLTCRQLIRFPRMTSLWQEKLKDYLKSHEIKRESLAVLNDIAKLLDYDKVRSRKYLGFFPFEIQIFDQDTYKMNMLGEANHNRYKQSQIRYARRRVLGKVLTFKRDSLKKTRR from the coding sequence ATGGACGATACTGAAGCTCAAGAAATTAGAAAGCTCTGGGATTTTAATTGGGGTGTGATGGATGTTCTCATTGGAGGCAAGTCGTCTATTGATCTTGAGGATCTCAAGTTTCGCAACTGGAACGATGCAACTGAATTTTTGAAATACTACGGCTATGATCCAGACAGCCCCGTGGATGCTCGCAAAATGCACGCCGTTATAATTGAATCTTGGAATTTCATCGAACGATATCTGATTCCGAAAGAGTGGGAGAAAGGGGTTCAGCCGCCAGAGGACCTTCTCCATTCAGCCGACGTTCGGGATTTCATCATTGCAGCTTCCGATCGGCGGTCAGAAGCTGCATTGAAGCAAGCTTGGGCTTGCGCCGTTTTACGTATTATGCATACCATTGCGCATATTGATGGCGTTCAGAGATTTGCGGACTTTTCGATTGCAGCCGAGCAAATCATGCAACGCTTCCGTCAGTTCATATTTCGCGATGAGGATGGCAATTTGATGTTCGGTGAGCCAGGAGCATGCATTCCCTTATATAAAATCGAATGGAAATTGCAGAAGTCTAGGGAGTCTGTCATCTTAAAGCTCCTTCATAAGAAAGCAAATGTAGCGGAAACAATTTATGATCTCATCGGAGTGCGCATCATTCCTCGCGAGTTGAGTGATGTCCTGGTTGCTGTCAAATTTCTCCGAGACTATCATATGGTGACCTTTGCCAATTGCAACCCATCACGATCTAAGAATTCGCTTATTGATATCGAGACCTTCAAGCACAATGTTGAAACGCTCAGAATCATGTTGGATGATAACCGTATCTCGCAGCAAGAGTTTCTAAGCCTCTTAAAGGGTGTAACGAGGCCCTCGGATCGTATGACCGGCCAGGTAAACCCCCATTCTGGCAATAACTATCGCTCGATTCAATTAACGTGCAGACAACTCATTCGCTTCCCCCGGATGACGTCCTTATGGCAAGAAAAGCTCAAGGATTACTTAAAAAGCCATGAGATCAAACGAGAGTCTCTAGCAGTTCTCAATGATATTGCAAAACTCCTCGACTATGACAAAGTTCGTTCTCGAAAGTATCTTGGTTTTTTCCCATTCGAAATACAGATCTTCGATCAGGATACCTACAAGATGAACATGCTAGGAGAAGCTAATCATAATCGCTATAAACAGTCTCAGATTCGTTATGCGCGGCGCAGGGTTCTCGGTAAGGTTTTGACTTTTAAGCGAGATAGTTTAAAAAAGACCAGACGCTAA
- a CDS encoding ATP-grasp domain-containing protein: MKRSKLYVLYENPEWLEPLEKALGEQGLQFEPWFVDESMIDLDQEPPEGVFWNRLSASSASRDHQYSLESGHRILSWLEHWGRRVVNGSEVVALERSKFLQHLQFHRHQIQAPRSHFIVGGREQLEQGRRKMSYPFIYKYDCGGKGLGVQKISSDEEWQQFLDLDSWRAAPGNRHIIQDYIVPKEPFITRCEFIGGRFHYAIKADTSQGFELCPADGCHTDSCQLSEDDPSRPKFTLRRDVPQDLIAQYERLLASANIEVAGIEFIESHDGKLYSYDINCNTNYAPAIETSGEVTPGFHRIAAFLSELLIEGEEGK, from the coding sequence ATGAAACGTAGCAAACTTTATGTATTGTATGAAAATCCAGAATGGCTTGAGCCTTTAGAAAAGGCCTTGGGAGAACAGGGGCTTCAGTTTGAACCTTGGTTTGTTGATGAGTCGATGATTGATCTAGATCAGGAGCCACCGGAAGGAGTTTTCTGGAATCGCTTATCGGCATCATCAGCCAGCCGTGATCACCAGTATAGTCTAGAAAGCGGTCATCGTATCTTATCATGGCTGGAGCATTGGGGGCGTCGTGTTGTGAACGGTAGCGAGGTGGTTGCGCTTGAACGCAGCAAGTTTCTTCAACATCTTCAGTTCCACAGACATCAGATTCAAGCACCGCGATCCCACTTTATTGTTGGTGGTCGCGAGCAACTGGAGCAAGGACGGAGGAAAATGTCTTACCCCTTTATCTACAAGTATGATTGTGGTGGTAAGGGGCTCGGAGTGCAAAAGATTTCAAGCGACGAAGAATGGCAGCAGTTCTTGGATTTAGACTCTTGGCGCGCCGCTCCAGGAAACCGGCATATCATCCAGGATTATATCGTCCCGAAGGAGCCCTTCATCACCCGCTGTGAATTTATTGGCGGTCGCTTTCACTATGCAATAAAAGCTGATACAAGCCAGGGTTTCGAGCTATGCCCCGCCGATGGCTGTCACACAGATTCCTGCCAGCTTTCCGAAGATGATCCAAGTCGTCCGAAGTTTACTTTAAGGCGAGATGTGCCTCAGGATCTGATTGCTCAATACGAACGACTATTGGCAAGCGCAAATATTGAGGTTGCTGGGATTGAGTTTATCGAAAGCCATGATGGAAAGCTCTACAGCTATGATATCAATTGTAATACTAACTATGCTCCAGCTATAGAAACCAGCGGAGAGGTAACTCCCGGCTTCCATCGGATCGCAGCATTCCTTTCTGAATTGCTCATAGAAGGGGAGGAGGGGAAATGA
- a CDS encoding LLM class flavin-dependent oxidoreductase → MKLGIWLPIFGGWLRNRPEEGMSSDFNYSRQVAQKADRLGFSTILVAELNLNDIKGAGEPVLEAWTTISALAAVTDNIRLMAAIRPGYRLPAIVAKMAANIDQISGGRFEINLVSAWWRREMEMYTGSWLDHSSRYSRSSEFIQILQGMWKNGPEGFSLSGDYYQVNEAILSPKPVQVPGIPIFAGGESDAGRNMIAQYCDSYLMHGDEPDHIARNIADMNERRAKFGDKPLSYGMAAYMICRETEEEAERERKSITDVDQSPEARHSYQDFIQQSQLKTKISIEDYSVSNRGLRPGLVGTPEQIIERIKIYESLGLDTLLIQASPMLEELDRIGTAIIPHV, encoded by the coding sequence ATGAAACTAGGAATTTGGCTACCGATTTTTGGTGGATGGCTTCGCAATCGTCCAGAAGAGGGCATGAGCAGCGACTTTAATTATTCCCGCCAGGTTGCTCAGAAAGCTGATCGACTTGGCTTCTCTACCATCTTGGTCGCGGAGCTAAACCTCAACGATATCAAAGGAGCTGGTGAACCAGTACTCGAAGCTTGGACCACAATTTCAGCTTTGGCTGCAGTTACTGACAATATTCGCCTTATGGCTGCTATTAGGCCTGGCTATCGGCTGCCCGCTATCGTTGCGAAGATGGCAGCGAATATTGATCAGATTTCTGGAGGGCGCTTTGAAATCAATCTTGTATCAGCCTGGTGGCGGCGTGAGATGGAGATGTACACAGGTTCATGGCTCGATCATAGTAGCCGCTATTCTCGGTCTTCAGAGTTTATTCAAATCCTCCAAGGGATGTGGAAGAACGGACCCGAAGGTTTTAGCTTATCCGGGGATTACTACCAGGTGAACGAAGCTATATTAAGCCCTAAGCCGGTTCAAGTACCAGGGATTCCGATCTTTGCGGGAGGAGAGTCTGATGCAGGCCGTAACATGATTGCTCAGTATTGCGATAGTTACTTGATGCATGGGGACGAGCCAGATCATATAGCTCGCAACATTGCTGACATGAATGAAAGGCGTGCGAAGTTCGGCGATAAGCCTCTGAGCTATGGAATGGCAGCTTATATGATATGCCGTGAAACCGAAGAGGAAGCAGAACGGGAACGAAAATCAATTACTGATGTTGATCAATCTCCTGAGGCTCGTCACAGCTATCAAGACTTTATCCAGCAAAGCCAACTTAAAACTAAGATTAGTATCGAGGACTATTCGGTTAGCAATCGAGGTTTAAGGCCCGGCTTAGTTGGAACGCCAGAACAGATTATCGAACGAATCAAAATCTATGAATCTCTTGGTCTTGATACCCTGCTAATCCAAGCGTCTCCTATGTTAGAAGAGTTGGATAGGATTGGAACGGCGATCATTCCACACGTATGA